A window of Zingiber officinale cultivar Zhangliang chromosome 5A, Zo_v1.1, whole genome shotgun sequence contains these coding sequences:
- the LOC121981788 gene encoding CLIP-associated protein-like isoform X2: protein MEVALEMVRVKDAKERMAGVERLRQVLEATTRGLSAGEVTALVDACIDLLKDSNFRVSQGALQSLSAAAVLSGENLKVHFNGLVPAVVERLGDGKQSVRDAARQLLITLMEVSSPTIIVERVGSYAWTHRSWRVREEFARTVTTAIRLFASTELPLQRVLLPPVLQLLNDSNQGVREAATSCIEEMYAQVGPQFREELHRHHLPSSMIKEINARPSSANHKKNSPKAKIAHREISVSSGDNDSTEKPVVPINVFSEKELIKEIENIASTLVPEKDWSFRIAAMQKVEGLVFGGAADYTSFPTHLKQLIVPLNTQLLDRRSSIVKQACHLLRLLSKELMDDFEACAEIFIPVLMKLVVITVLVIAESADNCIKTMLRNCKVARVLPRIADAAKNDKSAVLRARCCEYALLILEYWADAPELQRSADLYEDLIKCCVADAMSEVRSTARTCYWMFTKTWPERSRRLFLSFDPVIQRMLNEENGGMNRRYSSPSLLEKGAHLSHSPSQSMSTSIPGYSISAIVAMDKTSAILSGTSVSSSSLVSKSKSLGKNSKRSLESVLHASKQKVLAIESLLKGISMSEKKTLTAACSTSLDLAVDSPSTHDKPLTTSVSSNSFSMQSSPLEDSTITNIGKDGNRNGGLNMSDLVSQVQLSRDQTKLSFLNHDTSDSLSLPSSYLKRSCEQLQDGSVCEDNVDHNLTRQLLGIQTEKCNLETPSMDSSHRDSQNLYVPNFRRPLLRKQVTGRGVANARNSFDDSQILASEMSSYIDGPETLGDALSEGLSPSSDWVARVCSFNYLWSLLQQGPKGVLEVTQNFEKVMKLFFRYLDDPHHKVAQATFVTLAEIISTCRKPFENYLERTLPRVFARLIDPKELVRQPCSVTLEIIGKTYNIDSLLPALVRSLDEQRSPKAKLAVIQFANNSFNKHTINYDGYSNNGFLKLWLAKLLPLVNDKNIRLKEASISGIISVYSHFDAIGVLNFILSLSVEEQNLLRRKLKQYTPRIEVELMNFLQNKKERQRSKSFYDQSNVGTSEEGYVGGIHCAYYSACSVDGEGERKRTSTEQLMQFDVYTIHATSDESHHPSQNVDACTSDPSSQGRLVTNSLLKTNYSIEHENSLLTPRLDVSELISCDGHKTIDMNHVSEVCRDPEMNHNKLNFSKSNLEGDMGPSIPGLLHQICNVNDASSSSEKCDTLQQLAEISLKNDNSVWAKYFDQILTAVLEVFDHSDPLMRELALSVIVRMLDNQKSAMEDSIDVVTEKLIHASKDEVAKVSNEANQCLNIILTRFDPYKFLSVIVPLLVSNDEKSLVICINCLTKIVGRLPQEDLMQHLPSFLPALFDAFGNQSPDLRKTVVFGLVEIYIILGKSFVPYLEGLSSTQLRLVTIYANRISQARSGASLNSCH from the exons ATGGAGGTGGCGTTGGAGATGGTGCGGGTCAAGGACGCCAAGGAGCGGATGGCTGGGGTGGAGCGGCTCCGCCAGGTTTTGGAAGCCACAACCAGGGGTCTCTCTGCCGGCGAGGTCACTGCCCTCGTCGATGCCTGCATTGATCTCCTTAAGGACAGCAATTTCCGCGTTTCCCAGGGAGCGCTCCAATCGCTGTCTGCCGCGGCTGTGCTCTCTGGAGAGAATTTGAAGGTTCATTTCAATGGCCTTGTGCCGGCCGTCGTGGAGAGGCTGGGAGATGGGAAACAGTCAGTGCGTGACGCGGCCAGGCAGCTTTTGATTACTCTTATGGAG GTATCATCCCCAACTATCATTGTCGAAAGAGTGGGTAGTTATGCCTGGACACACAGAAGTTGGAGAGTGAGGGAAGAATTTGCACGGACTGTCACTACAGCCATCAGACTTTTTGCTTCAACTGAACTACCTCTTCAGCGAGTTCTTCTACCTCCT GTTTTGCAGTTGTTAAATGATTCTAATCAGGGTGTAAGAGAAGCTGCTACTTCATGTATTGAG GAGATGTATGCACAAGTTGGGCCTCAATTTCGTGAGGAATTACACCGTCACCATCTTCCTTCCTCCATG ATAAAAGAAATCAATGCCAG GCCATCATCTGCAAACCATAAGAAGAATAGTCCAAAGGCCAAGATAGCTCATAGAGAAATCTCAGTTTCTAGTG GTGACAATGATTCTACTGAAAAGCCTGTGGTCCCTATTAATGTGTTTTCGGAGAAGGAACTCATTAAGGAAATTGAAAATATAGCATCTACGCTTGTGCCAGAGAAAGATTGGTCATTTCGCATTGCTGCCATGCAAAAAGTTGAAGGGCTTGTTTTTGGAG GTGCTGCAGATTATACATCCTTTCCTACGCACCTGAAGCAACTAATTGTGCCCCTTAATACTCAGCTATTGGATCGACGTTCTAGCATTGTGAAACAG GCGTGCCATTTGTTGCGCTTACTATCAAAAGAGCTAATGGATGACTTTGAAGCTTGTGCTGAGATCTTCATTCCG GTACTTATGAAGCTTGTTGTGATAACTGTTCTTGTGATTGCGGAGTCTGCAGATAATTGCATTAAAACA ATGTTGCGTAACTGCAAAGTTGCCCGTGTGCTACCTCGAATAGCTGATGCCGCAAAGAATGACAAAAGTGCAGTTCTTCGTGCTAG GTGTTGCGAATATGCGCTTCTGATACTGGAGTACTGGGCTGATGCTCCAGAACTTCAACGTTCTGCTGATTTATATGAGGATCTAATCAAATGCTGTGTAGCAGATGCAATGAGTGAG GTGCGATCAACTGCTCGAACCTGCTACTGGATGTTTACAAAAACATGGCCAGAGAGGTCTAGGCGTCTTTTTTTATCATTTGATCCTGTCATACAAAGG ATGTTGAatgaagagaatggaggtatgaACAGACgatattcttctccttctctcctTGAAAAGGGAGCACACTTATCTCATTCTCCATCTCAATCCATGAGTACAAGCATACCTGGCTATAGTATCTCTGCCATTGTTGCAATGGATAAGACTTCAGCTATTTTGTCAGGGACATCTGTTTCCTCATCTAGCCTTGTGTCAAAATCCAAATCACTTGGTAAAAATTCGAAGAGAAGCCTAGAGAGTGTGCTTCATGCTAGCAAACAGAAGGTTCTAGCTATTGAAAGTTTACTGAAAGGTATTAGCATGTCTGAGAAGAAAACCCTCACTGCTGCATGCTCCACAAGCTTGGATCTAG CCGTTGATTCTCCATCTACCCATGATAAGCCACTCACTACCAGTGTTTCGTCAAATTCTTTTTCTATGCAAAGTTCACCGTTGGAGGATTCAACCATCACAAACATTGGAAAAGATGGTAACAGGAATGGTGGTTTAAATATGTCTGACCTAGTCAGTCAGGTTCAATTATCTAGAGATCAAACAAAACTATCTTTCCTTAATCATGATACATCTGATTCCCTTTCTTTGCCATCATCATACTTGAAACGATCATGTGAACAATTGCAAGACGGAAGTGTTTGTGAAGATAATGTCGATCACAATTTGACTAGGCAACTTCTGGGTATCCAAACAGAAAAATGTAATCTGGAGACACCATCTATGGATTCTAGCCATAGGGATTCACAGAATCTTTATGTTCCCAACTTTCGACGGCCTCTTCTAAGAAAGCAAGTGACAGGAAGAGGTGTGGCAAATGCTAGAAATAGTTTTGATGATAGTCAAATCCTAGCAAGTGAAATGTCTAGCTATATAGATGGTCCGGAAACACTTGGTGATGCACTTAGTGAGGGACTAAGCCCAAGTTCAGATTGGGTAGCTAGGGTTTGTTCATTCAATTACCTTTGGAGTTTGTTGCAGCAAGGTCCAAAAGGTGTTTTGGAGGTAACACAGAATTTTGAGAAGGTTATGAAGTTGTTTTTTCGATATTTGGATGACCCTCATCATAAAGTTGCACAGGCAACCTTTGTAACCCTTGCTGAAATTATTTCAACTTGCAGAAAGCCTTTTGAGAATTATCTTGAAAGAACATTACCACGTGTTTTTGCTAGATTAATTGATCCAAAGGAACTGGTAAGGCAACCATGTTCAGTAACACTTGAGATAATTGGTAAGACGTACAACATTGATTCTCTTCTCCCTGCTCTTGTCCGCTCTTTGGATGAGCAGAGATCTCCTAAAGCAAAATTGGCTGTCATTCAGTTTGCAAATAATTCCTTTAATAAAcatacaataaattatgatggttACAGTAACAACGGATTTCTTAAGTTATGGCTTGCTAAGTTATTGCCTTTGGTAAATGACAAAAATATAAGGCTGAAGGAAGCATCCATTTCTGGAATCATTTCAGTTTATTCCCATTTTGATGCAATTGGAGTCTTGAATTTCATTTTGAGTCTTTCTGTTGAAGAACAGAACTTGTTAAGACGAAAACTTAAGCAGTATACTCCTCGTATAGAGGTTGAGTTAATGAACTTCTTGCAGAATAAGAAAGAACGTCAGCGTTCAAAATCTTTTTATGACCAATCAAATGTTGGAACTTCTGAGGAAGGTTATGTCGGAGGTATTCATTGTGCATATTACTCAGCCTGTTCAGTTGATGGTGAAGGTGAGAGGAAGCGGACTTCAACCGAGCAGTTGATGCAGTTTGATGTTTACACTATTCATGCAACTTCTGATGAGTCTCATCATCCTTCTCAGAATGTTGATGCTTGCACTTCTGATCCTTCATCTCAAGGCAGGTTGGTGACTAATTCATTGCTGAAAACAAATTATAGCATTGAGCATGAGAACTCTCTGTTAACTCCACGTCTAGATGTGAGTGAACTAATCAGTTGTGATGGACACAAGACCATTGATATGAATCATGTAAGTGAAGTTTGTAGAGATCCTGAAATGAACCATAATAagcttaatttttcaaaatctaacCTAGAAGGAGATATGGGACCTAGCATTCCAGGACTTCTTCATCAG ATTTGTAATGTAAATGATGCGAGCTCGAGTTCAGAGAAATGTGACACCTTGCAACAGCTGGCGGAAATTTCACTAAAGAATGATAATTCTGTCTGGGCAAAG TATTTCGATCAGATCTTGACAGCTGTGCTTGAGGTGTTTGATCATTCAGATCCTTTGATGCGGGAGCTGGCTCTTTCTGTGATTGTTAGAATGCTTGACAATCAG AAAAGTGCAATGGAAGATTCTATTGATGTTGTCACTGAGAAGTTGATTCATGCGTCTAAAGATGAGGTTGCGAAG GTTTCAAATGAAGCAAATCAATGCCTGAATATTATCTTGACACGCTTTGATCCATACAAATTCTTAAGT GTTATAGTTCCTTTATTAGTCAGCAATGATGAAAAGAGCCTTGTTATTTGTATCAACTGCTTAACCAAG ATTGTCGGACGGCTTCCTCAAGAAGATTTGATGCAGCATTTGCCTTCATTTTTGCCAGCATTGTTTGATGCATTTGGAAACCAAAGTCCAGACTTGAGAAAG ACTGTTGTTTTCGGTTTGGTGGAAATCTATATCATATTGGGGAAGTCATTTGTACCTTATTTGGAGGGCCTTAGTAGCACGCAGCTACGACTGGTGACCATCTACGCAAACAGAATTTCTCAGGCAAGATCTGGTGCTTCACTCAATTCTTGTCACTAA
- the LOC121981788 gene encoding CLIP-associated protein-like isoform X1 produces the protein MEVALEMVRVKDAKERMAGVERLRQVLEATTRGLSAGEVTALVDACIDLLKDSNFRVSQGALQSLSAAAVLSGENLKVHFNGLVPAVVERLGDGKQSVRDAARQLLITLMEVSSPTIIVERVGSYAWTHRSWRVREEFARTVTTAIRLFASTELPLQRVLLPPVLQLLNDSNQGVREAATSCIEEMYAQVGPQFREELHRHHLPSSMIKEINARLEQIQPKPQPSDRVGISYFSTEIRPSSANHKKNSPKAKIAHREISVSSGDNDSTEKPVVPINVFSEKELIKEIENIASTLVPEKDWSFRIAAMQKVEGLVFGGAADYTSFPTHLKQLIVPLNTQLLDRRSSIVKQACHLLRLLSKELMDDFEACAEIFIPVLMKLVVITVLVIAESADNCIKTMLRNCKVARVLPRIADAAKNDKSAVLRARCCEYALLILEYWADAPELQRSADLYEDLIKCCVADAMSEVRSTARTCYWMFTKTWPERSRRLFLSFDPVIQRMLNEENGGMNRRYSSPSLLEKGAHLSHSPSQSMSTSIPGYSISAIVAMDKTSAILSGTSVSSSSLVSKSKSLGKNSKRSLESVLHASKQKVLAIESLLKGISMSEKKTLTAACSTSLDLAVDSPSTHDKPLTTSVSSNSFSMQSSPLEDSTITNIGKDGNRNGGLNMSDLVSQVQLSRDQTKLSFLNHDTSDSLSLPSSYLKRSCEQLQDGSVCEDNVDHNLTRQLLGIQTEKCNLETPSMDSSHRDSQNLYVPNFRRPLLRKQVTGRGVANARNSFDDSQILASEMSSYIDGPETLGDALSEGLSPSSDWVARVCSFNYLWSLLQQGPKGVLEVTQNFEKVMKLFFRYLDDPHHKVAQATFVTLAEIISTCRKPFENYLERTLPRVFARLIDPKELVRQPCSVTLEIIGKTYNIDSLLPALVRSLDEQRSPKAKLAVIQFANNSFNKHTINYDGYSNNGFLKLWLAKLLPLVNDKNIRLKEASISGIISVYSHFDAIGVLNFILSLSVEEQNLLRRKLKQYTPRIEVELMNFLQNKKERQRSKSFYDQSNVGTSEEGYVGGIHCAYYSACSVDGEGERKRTSTEQLMQFDVYTIHATSDESHHPSQNVDACTSDPSSQGRLVTNSLLKTNYSIEHENSLLTPRLDVSELISCDGHKTIDMNHVSEVCRDPEMNHNKLNFSKSNLEGDMGPSIPGLLHQICNVNDASSSSEKCDTLQQLAEISLKNDNSVWAKYFDQILTAVLEVFDHSDPLMRELALSVIVRMLDNQKSAMEDSIDVVTEKLIHASKDEVAKVSNEANQCLNIILTRFDPYKFLSVIVPLLVSNDEKSLVICINCLTKIVGRLPQEDLMQHLPSFLPALFDAFGNQSPDLRKTVVFGLVEIYIILGKSFVPYLEGLSSTQLRLVTIYANRISQARSGASLNSCH, from the exons ATGGAGGTGGCGTTGGAGATGGTGCGGGTCAAGGACGCCAAGGAGCGGATGGCTGGGGTGGAGCGGCTCCGCCAGGTTTTGGAAGCCACAACCAGGGGTCTCTCTGCCGGCGAGGTCACTGCCCTCGTCGATGCCTGCATTGATCTCCTTAAGGACAGCAATTTCCGCGTTTCCCAGGGAGCGCTCCAATCGCTGTCTGCCGCGGCTGTGCTCTCTGGAGAGAATTTGAAGGTTCATTTCAATGGCCTTGTGCCGGCCGTCGTGGAGAGGCTGGGAGATGGGAAACAGTCAGTGCGTGACGCGGCCAGGCAGCTTTTGATTACTCTTATGGAG GTATCATCCCCAACTATCATTGTCGAAAGAGTGGGTAGTTATGCCTGGACACACAGAAGTTGGAGAGTGAGGGAAGAATTTGCACGGACTGTCACTACAGCCATCAGACTTTTTGCTTCAACTGAACTACCTCTTCAGCGAGTTCTTCTACCTCCT GTTTTGCAGTTGTTAAATGATTCTAATCAGGGTGTAAGAGAAGCTGCTACTTCATGTATTGAG GAGATGTATGCACAAGTTGGGCCTCAATTTCGTGAGGAATTACACCGTCACCATCTTCCTTCCTCCATG ATAAAAGAAATCAATGCCAGGTTAGAACAAATACAACCAAAACCTCAGCCGTCAGATAGAGTTGGAATTTCTTATTTTTCAACTGAAATTAGGCCATCATCTGCAAACCATAAGAAGAATAGTCCAAAGGCCAAGATAGCTCATAGAGAAATCTCAGTTTCTAGTG GTGACAATGATTCTACTGAAAAGCCTGTGGTCCCTATTAATGTGTTTTCGGAGAAGGAACTCATTAAGGAAATTGAAAATATAGCATCTACGCTTGTGCCAGAGAAAGATTGGTCATTTCGCATTGCTGCCATGCAAAAAGTTGAAGGGCTTGTTTTTGGAG GTGCTGCAGATTATACATCCTTTCCTACGCACCTGAAGCAACTAATTGTGCCCCTTAATACTCAGCTATTGGATCGACGTTCTAGCATTGTGAAACAG GCGTGCCATTTGTTGCGCTTACTATCAAAAGAGCTAATGGATGACTTTGAAGCTTGTGCTGAGATCTTCATTCCG GTACTTATGAAGCTTGTTGTGATAACTGTTCTTGTGATTGCGGAGTCTGCAGATAATTGCATTAAAACA ATGTTGCGTAACTGCAAAGTTGCCCGTGTGCTACCTCGAATAGCTGATGCCGCAAAGAATGACAAAAGTGCAGTTCTTCGTGCTAG GTGTTGCGAATATGCGCTTCTGATACTGGAGTACTGGGCTGATGCTCCAGAACTTCAACGTTCTGCTGATTTATATGAGGATCTAATCAAATGCTGTGTAGCAGATGCAATGAGTGAG GTGCGATCAACTGCTCGAACCTGCTACTGGATGTTTACAAAAACATGGCCAGAGAGGTCTAGGCGTCTTTTTTTATCATTTGATCCTGTCATACAAAGG ATGTTGAatgaagagaatggaggtatgaACAGACgatattcttctccttctctcctTGAAAAGGGAGCACACTTATCTCATTCTCCATCTCAATCCATGAGTACAAGCATACCTGGCTATAGTATCTCTGCCATTGTTGCAATGGATAAGACTTCAGCTATTTTGTCAGGGACATCTGTTTCCTCATCTAGCCTTGTGTCAAAATCCAAATCACTTGGTAAAAATTCGAAGAGAAGCCTAGAGAGTGTGCTTCATGCTAGCAAACAGAAGGTTCTAGCTATTGAAAGTTTACTGAAAGGTATTAGCATGTCTGAGAAGAAAACCCTCACTGCTGCATGCTCCACAAGCTTGGATCTAG CCGTTGATTCTCCATCTACCCATGATAAGCCACTCACTACCAGTGTTTCGTCAAATTCTTTTTCTATGCAAAGTTCACCGTTGGAGGATTCAACCATCACAAACATTGGAAAAGATGGTAACAGGAATGGTGGTTTAAATATGTCTGACCTAGTCAGTCAGGTTCAATTATCTAGAGATCAAACAAAACTATCTTTCCTTAATCATGATACATCTGATTCCCTTTCTTTGCCATCATCATACTTGAAACGATCATGTGAACAATTGCAAGACGGAAGTGTTTGTGAAGATAATGTCGATCACAATTTGACTAGGCAACTTCTGGGTATCCAAACAGAAAAATGTAATCTGGAGACACCATCTATGGATTCTAGCCATAGGGATTCACAGAATCTTTATGTTCCCAACTTTCGACGGCCTCTTCTAAGAAAGCAAGTGACAGGAAGAGGTGTGGCAAATGCTAGAAATAGTTTTGATGATAGTCAAATCCTAGCAAGTGAAATGTCTAGCTATATAGATGGTCCGGAAACACTTGGTGATGCACTTAGTGAGGGACTAAGCCCAAGTTCAGATTGGGTAGCTAGGGTTTGTTCATTCAATTACCTTTGGAGTTTGTTGCAGCAAGGTCCAAAAGGTGTTTTGGAGGTAACACAGAATTTTGAGAAGGTTATGAAGTTGTTTTTTCGATATTTGGATGACCCTCATCATAAAGTTGCACAGGCAACCTTTGTAACCCTTGCTGAAATTATTTCAACTTGCAGAAAGCCTTTTGAGAATTATCTTGAAAGAACATTACCACGTGTTTTTGCTAGATTAATTGATCCAAAGGAACTGGTAAGGCAACCATGTTCAGTAACACTTGAGATAATTGGTAAGACGTACAACATTGATTCTCTTCTCCCTGCTCTTGTCCGCTCTTTGGATGAGCAGAGATCTCCTAAAGCAAAATTGGCTGTCATTCAGTTTGCAAATAATTCCTTTAATAAAcatacaataaattatgatggttACAGTAACAACGGATTTCTTAAGTTATGGCTTGCTAAGTTATTGCCTTTGGTAAATGACAAAAATATAAGGCTGAAGGAAGCATCCATTTCTGGAATCATTTCAGTTTATTCCCATTTTGATGCAATTGGAGTCTTGAATTTCATTTTGAGTCTTTCTGTTGAAGAACAGAACTTGTTAAGACGAAAACTTAAGCAGTATACTCCTCGTATAGAGGTTGAGTTAATGAACTTCTTGCAGAATAAGAAAGAACGTCAGCGTTCAAAATCTTTTTATGACCAATCAAATGTTGGAACTTCTGAGGAAGGTTATGTCGGAGGTATTCATTGTGCATATTACTCAGCCTGTTCAGTTGATGGTGAAGGTGAGAGGAAGCGGACTTCAACCGAGCAGTTGATGCAGTTTGATGTTTACACTATTCATGCAACTTCTGATGAGTCTCATCATCCTTCTCAGAATGTTGATGCTTGCACTTCTGATCCTTCATCTCAAGGCAGGTTGGTGACTAATTCATTGCTGAAAACAAATTATAGCATTGAGCATGAGAACTCTCTGTTAACTCCACGTCTAGATGTGAGTGAACTAATCAGTTGTGATGGACACAAGACCATTGATATGAATCATGTAAGTGAAGTTTGTAGAGATCCTGAAATGAACCATAATAagcttaatttttcaaaatctaacCTAGAAGGAGATATGGGACCTAGCATTCCAGGACTTCTTCATCAG ATTTGTAATGTAAATGATGCGAGCTCGAGTTCAGAGAAATGTGACACCTTGCAACAGCTGGCGGAAATTTCACTAAAGAATGATAATTCTGTCTGGGCAAAG TATTTCGATCAGATCTTGACAGCTGTGCTTGAGGTGTTTGATCATTCAGATCCTTTGATGCGGGAGCTGGCTCTTTCTGTGATTGTTAGAATGCTTGACAATCAG AAAAGTGCAATGGAAGATTCTATTGATGTTGTCACTGAGAAGTTGATTCATGCGTCTAAAGATGAGGTTGCGAAG GTTTCAAATGAAGCAAATCAATGCCTGAATATTATCTTGACACGCTTTGATCCATACAAATTCTTAAGT GTTATAGTTCCTTTATTAGTCAGCAATGATGAAAAGAGCCTTGTTATTTGTATCAACTGCTTAACCAAG ATTGTCGGACGGCTTCCTCAAGAAGATTTGATGCAGCATTTGCCTTCATTTTTGCCAGCATTGTTTGATGCATTTGGAAACCAAAGTCCAGACTTGAGAAAG ACTGTTGTTTTCGGTTTGGTGGAAATCTATATCATATTGGGGAAGTCATTTGTACCTTATTTGGAGGGCCTTAGTAGCACGCAGCTACGACTGGTGACCATCTACGCAAACAGAATTTCTCAGGCAAGATCTGGTGCTTCACTCAATTCTTGTCACTAA